The following are from one region of the Prionailurus bengalensis isolate Pbe53 chromosome A2, Fcat_Pben_1.1_paternal_pri, whole genome shotgun sequence genome:
- the IL6 gene encoding interleukin-6: protein MSEAHSALEPTRNERELHLPSGTPAMTFLSTSAFSPLAFSLGLLLVVATAFPTPGSLGGDATSNRLPLTSADKMEELIKYILGKISALKKEMCDNYNKCEDSKEALAENNLNLPKLEEKDGCFQSGFNQETCLTRITTGLQEFQIYLKFLQDKYEGDKENAKSVYTSTNVLLQMLKRKGKNQDEVTIPVPTVEVGLQAKLQSQEEWLRHTTIHLTLRRLEDFLQFSLRAVRIM from the exons ATGTCTGAGGCTCATTCTGCCCTCGAGCCCACCAGGAACGAAAGAGAGCTCCATCTGCCCTCCGGGACTCCAGCTATGACCTTCCTCTCCACAA GCGCCTTCAGTCCACTTGCCTTCTCCCTGGGGCTGCTCCTGGTGGTGGCTACTGCTTTCCCTACCCCGGGATCCCTGGGAGGAGATGCCACCTCAAATAGACTACCACTCACCTCTGCAGACAAAATGGAAGAACTCATTAAGTACATCCTCGGCAAAATCTCTGCACTGAAAAAGGAG ATGTGTGACAACTATAACAAATGTGAGGACAGCAAGGAGGCACTGGCAGAAAACAACCTAAATCTTCCgaaactggaagaaaaagatGGATGCTTCCAATCTGGGTTCAATCAG GAGACCTGCCTGACAAGAATCACTACTGGTCTTCAGGAGTTTCAGATATACCTGAAATTCCTCCAGGACAAGTATGAGGGTGATAAGGAAAATGCCAAGTCTGTGTACACCAGTACTAACGTCCTGCTCCAGATGCTGAAGCGTAAG gGAAAGAATCAGGATGAGGTAACCATCCCTGTCCCAACCGTAGAAGTTGGCCTGCAGGCTAAGCTGCAGTCACAGGAAGAGTGGCTGAGGCACACAACAATTCACCTCACCCTGCGAAGGCTGGAGGACTTCCTTCAGTTCAGCCTCAGGGCTGTTCGGATAATGTAA